A region from the Aegilops tauschii subsp. strangulata cultivar AL8/78 chromosome 5, Aet v6.0, whole genome shotgun sequence genome encodes:
- the LOC109762054 gene encoding hsp70 nucleotide exchange factor FES1, with product MAKARPHSERSSHRRRNLLLAVALLSAALLLPAATASAAVAVAAEGDEENRSRGAATQWATGKDEGELAAEREAVGVGLVVEDDFAGGFGSLDSMLQWAIGNSDPGRLKEEAADVQKLSEDELLKRRHEIKGLMEKLKMPSDADLMKIAIADLNNASISLEDRQRALQELLILVEPIDNANDLDKIGGLVPVIQDLNNANEEIRITSAWILGTASQNNALVQSQILGYGALARLVKMGYSTSAKEAAKAMYAISALIRNNVNGQEAFTSENGNAMLQHILGSNSVDVRLQKKAVFLITDLADFQLNSGSSGLPFLSERVFLKSVTDMLSKFDLDLQEKVLLAIRSLLKLPSTDGTDLESCGLDSVLYRLGVQLEELPSEEQKEYAGEVDALRREVEMLFQQKLKRGTATAAL from the exons ATGGCGAAGGCGAGGCCGCACTCGGAGCGATCCAGTCACCGCCGCCGCAACCTCCTCCTCGCGGTCGCTCTCCTGTCGGCGGCTCTCCTCCTTCCAGCGGCGACGGCCTccgcggcggtggcggtggcggcggagggggACGAGGAGAACAGGTCGCGCGGGGCGGCGACGCAGTGGGCGACGGGGAAGGACGAGGGGGAGCTGGCCGCGGAGCGGGAGGCCGTTGGCGTGGGCTTGGTGGTGGAGGACGACTTCGCGGGAGGCTTCGGCTCCCTCGACAGCATGCTGCAGTGGGCCATCG GGAATTCAGATCCAGGAAGGCTGAAAGAAGAGGCGGCGGATGTGCAGAAGTTATCAGAGGATGAGCTGCTCAAGCGGCGGCATGAGATTAAG GGCTTGATGGAAAAGTTAAAGATGCCATCAGATGCTGACTTAATGAAGATTGCAATTGCTGACTTAAATAATGCTTCCATTTCACTGGAGGATCGCCAGCGTGCATTGCAAGAGCTTTTAATTCTTGTTGAGCCCATTGATAATGCAAATG ACCTTGACAAAATTGGGGGCCTTGTTCCTGTGATTCAAGATCTTAATAATGCAAATGAAGAAATACGGATCACCTCTGCATGGATCCTGGGTACAGCCAGTCAAAATAATGCCCTTGTCCAAAGCCAG ATTCTTGGTTATGGAGCTTTGGCAAGATTAGTGAAGATGGGTTATTCCACTTCGGCAAAAGAAGCTGCGAAGGCAATGTATGCTATATCGGctttgatcagaaataatgtaaaTGGTCAGGAGGCATTCACTTCAGAAAATGGGAACGCAATGTTGCAG CACATACTAGGAAGCAACAGTGTTGATGTTCGGCTTCAGAAGAAGGCAGTGTTTTTAATAACTGACCTAGCAGACTTTCAGCTAAATTCTGGAAGCTCAGGGCTCCCATTCTTAAGTGAACGTGTTTTTCTGAAGTCAGTCACTGATATGTTATCGAAGTTTGACCTTGACCTTCAAGAAAAG GTTTTGTTGGCCATTAGGAGTCTGCTGAAGCTTCCCTCGACGGACGGCACGGACTTGGAGTCATGCGGCCTAGACAGCGTGCTGTACAGACTGGGGGTGCAGCTGGAGGAGCTGCCATCAGAGGAGCAGAAGGAGTACGCCGGGGAGGTTGACGCCCTCCGGAGAGAAGTAGAGATGCTCTTCCAACAGAAGCTCAAGCGG GGTACAGCTACGGCGGCATTATAG
- the LOC109762055 gene encoding DNA repair RAD52-like protein 2, chloroplastic — MEAAAATGLRPFAAPLGAATRAGAGWRCAPGQRRLGRGARVAARLDGGVGKGVPTTNYVVPLDKATGMTRPLVEILRDLNKRVPDKIIDPDTNTVPWYHANRMLSFYAPGWCGEVRDVIYSNSGTVTVVYRVILKGTDGEAFRDATGTAKVHEGRNDDAVAAAEEAAFSKACARFGFGLYLYHQDEIP, encoded by the exons ATGGAGGCCGCGGCGGCCACGGGGCTCCGCCCCTTCGCCGCGCCGCTCGGGGCAGCGACGAGGGCGGGCGCGGGCTGGCGGTGCGCGCCGGGCCAGCGGcggcttgggaggggcgcgcgcgTGGCGGCGAGGCTGGACGGGGGCGTCGGGAAGGGGGTGCCCACTACCAACTACGTCGTGCCGCTCGACAAGGCCACCGGGATGACCCGCCCGCTCGTCGAGATCCTCAGGGACCTCAACAAGCGCGTCCCCGACAAGATCATCGACCCCGACACCAACACCGTCCCCTG GTACCATGCCAACAGAATGCTGAGCTTCTATGCACCAG GTTGGTGTGGTGAAGTTCGTGATGTTATTTATTCCAACAGTGGAACTGTGACCGTGGTCTATCGAGTGATTCTGAAAGGAACAGATGGAGAG GCTTTCAGAGACGCCACAGGCACGGCAAAGGTGCACGAGGGACGCAACGATGACGCTGTCGCGGCTGCGGAGGAGGCAGCATTCAGCAAGGCCTGCGCACGGTTTGGTTTCGGCCTGTACCTGTACCACCAGGATGAGATCCCGTAG
- the LOC109762060 gene encoding UPF0664 stress-induced protein C29B12.11c yields the protein MAENPQLFGNGMPVPFHGEMFVLARDGVEFHVDKIPSAPGGHAKTKGTIYLSNIRMVFVAAKPVGNFFAFDMPLLYVHGEKFNQPIFHCNNISGFVEPVVPESQNRALYSTHTFKILFKEGGCGTFVPLFLNLITSVRRYNQFEAQPATVPRVDPMQAAQTPVDDMMRHAYVDPHDPTKIFLQQPAAESQLRRRNYHGPAENVY from the exons ATGGCGGAGAACCCGCAGCTGTTCGGGAACGGGATGCCCGTGCCCTTCCACGGCGAGATGTTCGTCCTCGCCCGCGACGGCGTCGAGTTCCACGTCGACAAGATCCCCTC GGCGCCCGGCGGTCACGCAAAAACAAAGGGCACCATATACCTTTCTAACATAAGGATGGTGTTTGTCGCCGCCAAGCCTGTTGGGAACTTCTTTGCCTTTGATATGCCTCTG CTGTACGTGCACGGTGAGAAGTTCAACCAACCGATATTTCACTGCAACAATATTTCTGGATTCGTTGAGCCG GTTGTTCCAGAAAGCCAGAACAGGGCTCTGTACTCGACCCACACCTTCAAGATCTTGTTCAAGGAAGGTGGATGTGGTACCTTTGTGCCACTCTTCCTGAACCTGATCACATCAGTGCGGCGCTACAATCAGTTTGAAGCCCAGCCCGCTACTGTGCCCCGTGTGGACCCCATGCAGGCAGCGCAAACTCCTGTCGACGACATGATGCGCCATGC GTACGTCGATCCACATGATCCTACCAAGATCTTCCTCCAGCAGCCCGCAGCGGAATCCCAGCTGAGGAGGAGAAACTACCACGGCCCCGCTGAGAATGTGTACTGA
- the LOC109762059 gene encoding putative disease resistance RPP13-like protein 1: MADPVSAAVAVGWAMKAAGWVASPIISELYKKASSLLNFDASQKLKELEPKILLLERVMEIVEESPYRPRLQQLFNDLKSAFYEAEDILDDVEYYLLEKQIQDDYRKLEVAAPRRNKNHVKKLLTSAKKKCNFLKDKECGMSKIELKQSLEKIEKVINDACGFFEQMNLPNKSNANLSKPANSRGAVTTARPPPLVIGRDKDCDSIVAMLHDKEEDAQPDTNRAQCYSVIGIHGIGGSGKSTLSQLVCAREEKDGHFNLVMWVHVSQDFSVDTIFRQMSEAASRTPCPQFNNLDTLQTNLEKKLHGKRFLLVLDDVWYNNRDVRQYEKLQQILSPLNAGEAGSKVLVTSRTKDALIALGAAEHRCIPMSVLGEDVFLKLFKHYAFHNVCVAADDRKRLEDIATHIAKKLKGSPLAAKIVGGQLRMRPNIDYWRSSRDGNHLDDTMGALWWSYQHLDEQVRRCFAYCSIFPRGRYLERHELVKLWAAEGFARSSNEGKDLEDVCQGYFDELVSASFLQSEVKKYSSKKDTYIVHDLLLDLADKVAGSDCFRIENQWKQIGDSLVMEGCEDEVPPDARHLFVQTYGSELINEKICKLDKLRTLIIDGVDDRKQVEEKVVKSLFVRLKKLRVLIIPVYNDQGTFSVPESIGQLRHLRYLRHLRFETRYGKKLVLPSTLSKLYHMQVLDFFDIQNLVFSSRDDMFSLINLRHMAGMPFLKIPRVGRMTLLRTLQKIIVGKEQGCELKQLGGLNQLRGKLSIAGLENVETRQEALEAKLGDKEGLTALELWWCHDTRGELKKQEAQTEVLEGLCPPKHLESLSIYSYHGLRYPSWMMGQHDGGPKYLNELSLNHSSTELGRVLGGFWPHLRSFHMYRCSSSTMPDHMEHLTSLTHLDLNWCPNIRSLPTLPRSLEYLSLFFCNEMLMSACRRAGDPNWEKTQHIPYVCVNDLESTEWIRTAHVDGGGSSSSSAPKTPSSVEAV; encoded by the exons ATGGCGGATCCGGTGTCCGCTGCGGTCGCTGTTGGGTGGGCCATGAAGGCCGCTGGGTGGGTCGCCTCGCCCATCATCTCCGAGCTTTACAAGAAAGCCTCCTCCCTCCTCAACTTTGATGCATCGCAGAAGCTCAAGGAACTCGAGCCAAAGATTTTGCTTCTGGAGCGCGTGATGGAAATAGTCGAGGAGAGCCCTTACAGGCCTCGTCTGCAGCAGCTGTTCAACGATCTTAAGTCTGCTTTCTACGAAGCAGAGGACATCTTGGATGATGTTGAGTATTACCTCCTAGAGAAACAGATACAAGATGACTATCGCAAGTTAGAGGTGGCCGCGCCTCGACGCAACAAGAATCATGTGAAGAAGCTCTTGACGTCTGCCAAGAAAAAGTGCAACTTCCTGAAAGACAAG GAGTGTGGCATGTCAAAAATCGAGTTGAAGCAGAGCCTAGAGAAAATAGAAAAGGTCATAAATGATGCATGTGGATTTTTTGAACAGATGAACTTGCCAAACAAAAGTAATGCTAATTTGAGCAAACCTGCCAACTCACGAGGTGCGGTCACTACGGCGAGGCCTCCACCTCTGGTAATCGGAAGAGATAAAGATTGTGATAGCATAGTTGCAATGCTTCATGATAAGGAAGAAGATGCTCAACCAGACACCAATAGGGCTCAATGTTATTCCGTAATCGGCATTCATGGCATCGGTGGTTCTGGAAAATCAACCCTTTCACAACTTGTTTGTGCTCGTGAGGAAAAGGATGGTCATTTCAACCTTGTTATGTGGGTTCACGTTTCGCAGGATTTTAGTGTGGATACCATTTTCAGGCAGATGTCTGAGGCCGCTAGCAGGACCCCGTGCCCTCAGTTCAATAATCTTGACACCTTACAGACTAATTTGGAGAAGAAACTGCATGGAAAACGGTTCCTCTTGGTACTAGATGATGTTTGGTACAATAATAGAGATGTGAGGCAGTATGAGAAGCTGCAACAGATACTTTCACCGCTGAACGCTGGAGAGGCAGGAAGCAAGGTCCTGGTGACTAGTCGAACTAAAGACGCATTGATAGCTCTGGGTGCTGCAGAGCATAGATGTATTCCCATGTCAGTCCTAGGTGAAGATGTCTTCCTGAAATTGTTCAAGCACTATGCATTTCACAACGTGTGCGTTGCTGCTGATGACCGAAAAAGACTCGAAGACATTGCGACTCACATTGCAAAAAAGCTGAAGGGATCACCTCTGGCGGCCAAAATTGTTGGAGGGCAGCTACGTATGAGGCCAAACATTGATTACTGGAGAAGTTCCCGAGATGGAAACCACTTGGATGACACcatgggagctctgtggtggagctACCAACATCTTGATGAACAGGTCAGACGATGCTTTGCTTACTGCAGTATTTTTCCTCGAGGACGTTACTTGGAACGACATGAGTTAGTTAAGCTTTGGGCTGCAGAAGGGTTTGCTAGAAGTAGCAATGAAGGGAAGGATTTGGAAGATGTTTGCCAGGGATACTTTGATGAACTAGTGTCAGCCTCATTTCTGCAATCTGAAGTAAAGAAGTACTCCAGTAAAAAGGATACTTATATAGTTCATGATCTGTTGCTTGATTTAGCAGATAAGGTTGCTGGAAGTGATTGTTTCAGAATAGAGAATCAATGGAAACAGATAGGAGATAGCTTGGTAATGGAAGGATGTGAAGATGAAGTTCCCCCAGACGCTCGCCATCTTTTTGTTCAGACCTATGGTTCAGAATTGATAAATGAGAAGATATGTAAATTGGACAAGCTGCGCACTCTCATCATTGATGGCGTAGATGACAGAAAACAAGTTGAGGAGAAAGTCGTCAAGAGTCTGTTTGTGAGGCTAAAGAAGTTGCGGGTGCTTATCATACCTGTCTATAATGATCAAGGTACATTTTCAGTCCCAGAATCTATTGGTCAGCTAAGGCATCTACGGTATCTACGGCATCTTCGTTTTGAGACTAGATACGGCAAGAAGCTGGTTTTAccaagcactttgagcaagcttTACCACATGCAGGTTCTAGATTTTTTTGATATTCAAAACTTGGTGTTCAGCTCGCGTGATGACATGTTTAGCCTCATCAACTTGCGACATATGGCCGGAATGCCGTTTCTGAAAATTCCAAGAGTTGGCAGGATGACATTGCTTCGAACGCTGCAAAAAATTATAGTGGGAAAGGAACAAGGGTGCGAGTTAAAGCAACTCGGCGGCCTAAACCAGCTTCGCGGCAAACTGAGTATCGCGGGCCTCGAAAACGTCGAGACCCGGCAGGAAGCCCTTGAAGCCAAGCTGGGCGACAAAGAAGGGCTCACGGCATTGGAACTGTGGTGGTGTCATGATACGAGAGGAGAGTTGAAGAAACAGGAGGCTCAGACAGAGGTGCTGGAGGGTCTCTGCCCACCCAAGCATCTCGAATCACTGTCGATCTACTCCTACCATGGCTTGAGATACCCGAGCTGGATGATGGGCCAGCACGACGGCGGCCCAAAGTATCTGAACGAACTCAGCCTCAACCATTCCAGCACAGAGCTTGGGCGAGTGCTTGGTGGGTTCTGGCCTCACCTCCGTTCGTTCCACATGTACCGTTGCAGCTCGTCCACCATGCCGGATCACATGGAGCACCTGACGTCGCTCACGCACCTGGACCTCAACTGGTGCCCGAACATTCGGTCGCTTCCGACGCTGCCGCGGTCTCTTGAGTACTTGAGTCTCTTCTTCTGCAATGAGATGCTGATGAGTGCGTGCAGAAGAGCTGGAGACCCCAACTGGGAAAAGACTCAGCACATTCCTTATGTATGTGTCAACGACTTAGAG TCGACAGAATGGATACGGACAGCCCATGTAGATGGCGGCGGCTCTTCATCATCATCAGCGCCCAAGACTCCCTCGAGCGTGGAGGCAGTGTGA